In the genome of Microtus ochrogaster isolate Prairie Vole_2 unplaced genomic scaffold, MicOch1.0 UNK47, whole genome shotgun sequence, one region contains:
- the Ppp6r1 gene encoding serine/threonine-protein phosphatase 6 regulatory subunit 1, with the protein MFWKFDLHTSSHLDTLLEKEDLSLPELLDEEDVLQECKVVNRKLLDFLLQPSHLQAMVAWVTQEPPASGEERLRYKYPSVACEILTSDVPQINDALGADESLLNRLYGFLQSGDSLNPLLASFFSKVMGILINRKTDQLVSFLRKKDDFVDLLLRHIGTSAIMDLLLRLLTCVERPQLRQDVFNWLNEEKIVQRLIEQIHPSKDDNQHSNASQSLCDIIRLSREQMIQGQDSPEPDQLLATLEKQETIEQLLSNMFEGEQCQSVIVSGIQVLLTLLEPRRPRSDSVTMNNFFSSVDGQLELLAQGALDNAISSMGALHALRPRLARFHQLLLEPPKLEPLQMTWGSLAPPLGNTRLHVVKLLASALSTNAAALTQELLVLDVPNTLLDLFFHYVFNNFLHAQVEVCVSAMLSSGPPPDSSSETPIPNPILKHLLQHCRLVERILTSWEENDRVQSGGGPRKGYMGHLTRVANAVVQNAEQGPNAEQLGQLLKELPEDQQQRWEAFVSGPLAETNKKNTVDLVNTHHLHSSSDDEDDRLKEFNFPEEAVLQQAFMDFQMQRMTSAFIDHFGFNDEEFGEQEESVNAPFDKTANITFSLNADDENPNANLLEICYKDRIQQFDDEEEDEEEGQGSAESDGEYGAWQGSQPARASHAGQPPGVRSGGSTDSEEDEEDEEEEDEDEGAGQAACERTSPSSFPSPGPQPSGPSWTATFDPVPMDAPTGPSVSKEADTSSTQILTSPPAHDAPQLRSQDPTPPSAPQEVTDSSKVAEPLAPCQALVSVADVQATLHGMCSAPSSLDSATRDPSTSVPAFEAYQSPQTVEGEKSLELLGFPQSQSAQGLEIPNGSTTGEPVSSSSQ; encoded by the exons ATGTTTTGGAAGTTTGACCTGCACACAAGCTCTCATCTGGACACGCTGCTGGAAAAGGAGGACTTGAGCCTGCCTGAGCTTCTGGATGAGGAGGACGTGCTGCAGGAGTGCAAGGTTGTCAACCGGAAGCTCCTGGACTTCCTGCTACAGCCATCCCACCTGCAGGCCATGGTGGCCTGGGTCACCCAGGAGCCCCCAGCCAGTGGTGAGGAGCGGCTACGCTACAA GTACCCTAGTGTAGCGTGTGAGATCCTGACCTCTGATGTGCCCCAGATCAACGATGCCCTGGGTGCAGATGAGTCCCTCCTGAATCGTCTTTATGGCTTCCTGCAGAGTGGTGACAGCCTCAACCCACTACTTGCTAGCTTTTTCAGCAAGGTCATGGGCATTCTCATCAATCGCAAGACAGACCAG CTTGTGTCCTTCCTGCGCAAGAAAGATGACTTTGTGGACCTGTTGCTGCGGCACATCGGAACCTCAGCCATCATGGACCTCCTGTTGCGCCTGCTTACTTGTGTTGAGCGGCCCCAGTTGCGGCAGGATGTCTTCAAT TGGCTCAATGAAGAGAAGATAGTCCAGCGGCTAATTGAGCAGATTCACCCATCAAAGGATGACAAT CAACATTCCAATGCATCCCAGTCCCTGTGTGACATCATCCGCCTCAGCCGGGAGCAGATGATCCAAGGCCAGGACAGCCCGGAGCCAGACCAGCTGTTGGCCACCTTAGAGAA GCAGGAGACCATCGAGCAGCTCCTGAGTAACATGTTTGAGGGAGAACAGTGCCAGTCTGTCATTGTCAGTGGGATCCAGGTGCTGCTGACCCTCTTGGAGCCTAGGAGGCCAAG GTCTGACTCTGTGACCATGAACAACTTCTTTAGCAGTGTGGATGGGCAGTTGGAGCTCCTGGCCCAGGGAGCCCTGGATAATGCAATATCCAGTATGGGTGCCTTGCATGCCCTGCGTCCCCGGCTTGCCCGtttccatcagctcctgcttgAGCCTCCCAAG CTGGAGCCTCTGCAGATGACATGGGGCAGCCTGGCCCCACCACTGGGTAACACAAGGTTGCATGTGGTCAAGCTCCTGGCCAGTGCTCTAAGTACCAACGCTGCTGCCTTGACACAGGAGCTCCTGGTGCTGGATGTGCCCAACACCTTACTG GACCTCTTCTTCCACTACGTATTCAACAACTTTCTGCACGCTCAAgtggaggtgtgtgtgagtgccatGCTGAGTTCCGGGCCCCCTCCAGACAGCAGCTCTGAGACACCTATCCCAAATCCTATCTTGAAACAT CTCCTGCAGCACTGCCGCTTGGTGGAGCGCATTCTGACATCCTGGGAGGAGAATGACCGTGTACA GTCTGGAGGGGGCCCAAGAAAAGGCTATATGGGCCACCTGACCCGGGTGGCCAATGCTGTGGTGCAGAATGCAGAACAGGGACCCAATGCTGAACAACTGGGGCAGCTACTAAAGG AGCTGCCAGAAGATCAGCAGCAGCGGTGGGAAGCATTTGTGTCAGGACCCCTGGCCGAGACCAACAAGAAGAACACAGTGGATCTG GTGAACACTCACCATCTCCACTCCTCCAGTGATGATGAGGATGACCGCCTCAAGGAGTTCAATTTCCCTGAGGAGGCTGTATTGCAGCAG GCCTTCATGGACTTTCAGATGCAGCGCATGACCTCAGCCTTCATTGACCACTTTGGCTTTAAtgatgaggaatttggggagcaggaggaaagtgTGAA TGCACCATTTGACAAGACTGCCAACATCACCTTCTCCTTAAATGCTGATGATGAGAAT CCCAATGCCAACCTGCTTGAGATATGCTACAAGGACCGGATCCAGCAATTCGAtgatgaggaagaagatgaggaggaaggccAAGGCTCAGCAGAGTCAGATGGTGAATATGGTGCCTGGCAGGGCAGCCAGCCAGCGAGGGCATCCCATGCAGGCCAGCCTCCTGGTGTCCG gagtggagGAAGCACAGACagcgaggaggacgaggaggatgaggaggaagaggatgaggatgaggggGCTGGCCAGGCAGCCTGTGAAAGGAccagcccttcctccttccccagccccgGCCCTCAGCCTTCTG GCCCAAGTTGGACAGCCACTTTTGACCCAGTGcctatggatgccccaacaggaCCCTCAGTTTCCAAGGAGGCAGACACGTCCTCTACCCAGATCCTGACCAGCCCTCCAGCCCATGATGCCCCACAGCTCAG GTCTCAGGACCCTACACCCCCCTCAGCACCTCAGGAAGTCACAGATAGCAGCAAAGTAGCAGAGCCTTTGG CCCCCTGCCAGGCCTTGGTTAGTGTTGCGGATGTCCAGGCCACTCTTCATGGGATGTGCTCTGCCCCCAGCTCCTTGGACAG TGCAACCAGAGACCCCTCTACCTCTGTCCCAGCCTTCGAGGCCTACCAGTCCCCCCAGActgtggagggagaaaagagcctAGAACTTTTGGGGTTTCCCCAAAGCCAGAG TGCCCAGGGCCTTGAGATACCCAATGGCTCTACCACAGGAGAGCCTGTTTCATCGAGTTCCCA GTAG